The following are encoded together in the Azospirillum lipoferum 4B genome:
- a CDS encoding SH3 domain-containing protein — translation MRTLPLMVALVTLTVPGCMPYQRIPNPPTVRTAPDSGAGLEPMYGEWQVDRPTPVYAKPAAGSGVVATLGAGQAVSTLGRVRNSDWVAVKAGGSTAYVRLHLLSLKGNTPRGSRGTSTTLEKPVDNAGPTIKAAPRGKIGATPIAN, via the coding sequence GTGCGTACCCTTCCGCTGATGGTGGCCCTGGTCACGCTGACGGTTCCCGGCTGCATGCCGTACCAGCGCATCCCCAACCCGCCGACCGTGCGCACCGCACCGGACAGCGGGGCCGGGCTGGAGCCCATGTATGGGGAATGGCAGGTGGACAGACCGACACCGGTCTATGCAAAGCCCGCCGCCGGGTCGGGCGTCGTCGCCACGCTGGGCGCCGGGCAGGCGGTCAGCACGCTGGGCCGGGTGCGCAACAGCGATTGGGTCGCGGTGAAGGCCGGCGGCTCCACCGCCTATGTCCGGCTGCACCTGCTGAGCCTGAAGGGCAACACGCCACGCGGCAGCCGCGGCACCTCCACCACCCTGGAAAAGCCCGTCGACAATGCCGGCCCGACCATCAAGGCGGCACCGCGCGGCAAGATCGGCGCCACCCCCATCGCCAACTGA
- a CDS encoding leucine-rich repeat domain-containing protein, whose protein sequence is MAIALERIAEEAEQRTGRLSLRNLELEWLPEELFALKHLQELDLGADWWSDFAGNKICAQQHRFSSFGLLRTLIIDASDIADLVLLDGLNGLQQLDCSLTSVSDLSPLNGLNSLQQLNCSGTSVSDLSPLNGLRGLQQLDCSLTSVSDLSPLSGLSDLQQLSCSSTSVSDLSPLSGLSGLQQLDCSSTSVSDLFPLSGLSGLQQLSCSSTSVSDLFPLSGLSGLQELSCSGTSVSDLSPLSGLNGLQQLDCSLTSVSDLSPLSGLSGLQELSCSGTSVSDLSPLSGLSGLQELSCSGTSVSDLSPLSGLSGLQQLYCSGTSVSDLSPLSGLSGLQQLSCSGTSVNDLSPLSGLSGLQQLYCSVTSVSDLSPLSGLSGLQELSCSDTSVSDLFPLSGLSSLQELYLYNVEIPGIPTAGVLSQEPDDNCLDRLRAHWADLAAGEEAVPTVKLLLLGNGRVGKTQIARKLAGLPFESESVSTHGIRIGRIDLDGESQIRLHVWDFGGQDIYHGAHALFLSSPALLAVVWARKVENEPTHTYGGLEFRNQPLPYWLAVAHHQGHRYSPRLVIQTRCERKDQEEARPPAPDGLLNAPDRYCDILRVSAETGRRFDALRDCLRDAVEWMRDSERLGVAKVGAGRLRVQRRLEQMRDEDEARPPAERRHRLLTMEAFTAICAEKDDVSSPEALLVWLDAEGTVFHRPGLFHNHVVLDQNWALEAIYAVFDRDRGALQQIRHNNGRFTRDLLDRLVWADHLPADRALFVSMMLSCGICFKHREIPDGRERVVEYIAPDLLPAEDSVRDDLGGLWDEELPTEQAVFRYPLLHDGLIRTIMAEIGEKAGDRALYWKGGLCGYEKTCGSRLRIEQVPTGPESWQGEIRVRTQKGQAALLLDRLIGIVERAQSRIGLRAENVDHPKRSKPEREETPLVFDKPPQGPECFVSYSWGDDSPEGREHTKLIDDLCAKAKERGHIIRRDKNELKIGDSITDFMRRIGAGDRIFVILSKGYLESPNCMFELSEIWRTSCQDSGDFLKRVRVYIVPGFSIRKAVDRVKWGAYWQAEFKELNSFTQDGATKLGQDGMNELRRMQAYYLYVADILATMNSILRPGNLEELLAYGFDDPPA, encoded by the coding sequence ATGGCGATCGCACTGGAGCGCATCGCCGAGGAAGCGGAGCAGCGGACCGGACGGCTGAGCCTGCGGAACCTGGAACTGGAATGGCTGCCGGAGGAATTGTTCGCCCTAAAGCATCTCCAAGAATTGGATTTGGGGGCGGATTGGTGGAGTGATTTTGCTGGGAACAAAATTTGCGCCCAGCAACATAGATTTTCATCTTTTGGACTTCTCCGAACTTTAATAATTGATGCGTCGGACATCGCCGATTTAGTCCTGCTCGATGGTCTGAATGGTTTGCAGCAGTTGGACTGTTCCCTCACGTCGGTTAGCGACCTGTCCCCGCTCAACGGCCTGAACAGCTTGCAGCAGTTGAACTGTTCCGGCACGTCGGTGAGCGACCTGTCCCCGCTCAATGGTTTGAGGGGCTTGCAGCAGTTGGACTGTTCCCTCACGTCTGTGAGCGACCTGTCCCCGCTCAGCGGTCTGAGCGACTTGCAGCAGTTATCCTGTTCCAGCACGTCTGTGAGCGACCTGTCCCCGCTCAGCGGTCTGAGCGGCTTGCAGCAGTTGGACTGTTCCAGCACGTCTGTGAGCGACCTGTTCCCGCTCAGCGGTCTGAGCGGCTTGCAGCAGTTGTCCTGCTCCAGCACGTCTGTGAGCGACCTGTTCCCGCTCAGCGGTCTGAGCGGCTTGCAGGAGTTGTCCTGTTCCGGCACGTCGGTGAGCGACCTGTCCCCTCTCAGCGGTCTGAATGGTTTGCAGCAGTTGGACTGTTCCCTCACGTCTGTGAGCGACCTGTCCCCGCTCAGCGGTCTGAGCGGCTTGCAGGAGTTGTCCTGCTCCGGCACGTCTGTGAGCGACCTGTCCCCGCTCAGCGGTCTGAGCGGCTTGCAGGAGTTGTCCTGCTCCGGCACGTCTGTGAGCGACCTGTCCCCGCTCAGCGGTCTGAGCGGCTTGCAGCAGTTGTACTGTTCCGGTACGTCAGTGAGCGACCTGTCCCCGCTCAGCGGTCTGAGCGGCTTGCAGCAGTTGTCCTGCTCCGGCACGTCGGTGAATGACCTGTCCCCGCTCAGCGGTCTGAGCGGCTTGCAGCAGTTGTACTGTTCCGTCACGTCGGTGAGTGACCTATCCCCGCTCAGCGGTCTGAGCGGCTTGCAGGAGCTATCCTGTTCCGACACGTCTGTGAGCGACCTGTTCCCGCTCAGCGGTCTGAGCAGTTTGCAGGAGTTGTATCTTTACAATGTCGAAATCCCGGGCATTCCCACGGCAGGGGTCTTGTCTCAGGAACCTGATGACAACTGCCTGGATCGGCTGCGTGCCCATTGGGCGGACCTTGCGGCCGGTGAGGAGGCCGTCCCAACGGTGAAGCTGCTATTGCTCGGCAATGGCCGGGTCGGCAAGACGCAGATCGCCCGCAAACTGGCCGGCTTGCCGTTCGAGTCCGAGTCGGTCTCGACCCACGGCATCCGGATCGGGCGGATCGATCTGGATGGGGAGTCGCAGATCCGTCTGCATGTCTGGGATTTCGGCGGCCAGGACATCTATCACGGCGCGCATGCCCTGTTCCTGAGCAGCCCGGCCCTGCTGGCGGTGGTGTGGGCGCGCAAGGTCGAAAACGAGCCGACCCATACGTATGGCGGGCTGGAGTTCCGCAACCAGCCGCTGCCCTATTGGCTGGCTGTGGCGCATCACCAGGGGCACCGCTACAGCCCGCGTCTGGTGATCCAGACCCGGTGCGAACGCAAGGACCAGGAGGAGGCCCGTCCCCCCGCCCCGGACGGGTTGCTGAACGCCCCGGACCGCTACTGCGACATCCTGAGGGTCAGCGCCGAGACCGGACGGCGTTTCGACGCCCTCAGGGACTGCCTGCGCGATGCCGTCGAGTGGATGCGCGATTCGGAACGGCTGGGGGTGGCGAAGGTCGGTGCCGGCCGTCTGCGGGTCCAGCGCCGGCTGGAGCAGATGCGGGACGAGGACGAAGCCCGCCCGCCAGCCGAACGGCGCCACCGCCTGCTGACCATGGAGGCGTTCACGGCGATCTGTGCCGAAAAGGACGACGTGTCCTCGCCGGAGGCTCTGCTGGTCTGGCTGGACGCCGAAGGCACCGTGTTCCATCGGCCCGGCCTGTTCCACAACCATGTCGTGCTGGACCAGAATTGGGCGCTGGAGGCGATCTATGCCGTCTTCGACCGCGACCGCGGCGCCTTGCAGCAGATCCGCCACAACAACGGCCGCTTCACCCGCGACCTGCTCGACCGGCTGGTGTGGGCGGATCATCTGCCGGCCGACCGGGCGCTGTTCGTCAGCATGATGCTGTCCTGCGGCATCTGTTTCAAACACCGCGAGATCCCGGACGGCCGGGAGCGGGTGGTGGAATACATCGCCCCCGACCTGTTGCCGGCGGAGGACAGCGTCCGCGACGATCTCGGCGGGCTGTGGGACGAGGAGTTGCCGACGGAGCAGGCGGTCTTCCGCTATCCCCTGCTGCATGACGGCCTGATCCGCACCATCATGGCGGAGATCGGCGAAAAGGCCGGCGACCGCGCGCTCTACTGGAAGGGCGGGCTCTGCGGCTATGAGAAGACCTGCGGCAGCCGCCTGCGCATCGAACAGGTGCCGACCGGTCCCGAGTCCTGGCAGGGCGAAATCCGGGTGCGGACCCAGAAGGGGCAGGCCGCCCTGCTGCTCGACCGCCTGATCGGGATCGTCGAGCGGGCGCAAAGCCGCATCGGCCTGCGGGCCGAGAATGTGGACCATCCCAAGCGCAGCAAACCCGAACGGGAGGAAACACCCTTGGTTTTCGATAAGCCGCCGCAGGGGCCGGAATGCTTCGTGTCCTATTCCTGGGGCGATGACAGTCCGGAAGGCAGGGAACACACAAAGCTCATCGACGATCTGTGCGCGAAGGCGAAAGAGCGCGGGCACATCATCCGGCGCGACAAGAACGAGTTGAAGATCGGCGACAGCATCACCGACTTCATGCGCCGGATCGGTGCGGGCGACCGTATCTTTGTCATTCTCAGCAAAGGATATCTGGAATCGCCGAACTGTATGTTCGAACTCAGCGAGATATGGCGGACCAGTTGTCAGGACAGTGGCGATTTCCTGAAGCGCGTCCGCGTCTACATCGTGCCGGGCTTCTCGATAAGAAAAGCAGTGGATCGTGTCAAATGGGGGGCTTACTGGCAGGCTGAGTTCAAGGAACTGAACAGCTTTACCCAAGATGGGGCAACAAAGCTGGGGCAGGACGGTATGAATGAACTGCGCCGGATGCAGGCCTACTACCTCTACGTCGCCGACATCCTGGCGACGATGAACAGCATCCTGCGGCCGGGCAATCTTGAGGAGCTGCTGGCCTATGGCTTCGACGATCCGCCGGCCTGA
- a CDS encoding EF-hand domain-containing protein produces the protein MISSLGSSGSAATLQKFFSKADANSDSSLTTDELLSTLGETSAASDSSKLSSAVDSLVKSLDSDSDGSLSATEFSSFSSQFDYGSGSALLAAQEQAGAMRQQFAQNLYSSLDSDSSGGVSADELSSALTSAGQTDTDASQLFSSLDSDEDGTISEDELTSALDEAEANRPPPPPPPANDSSAASGTSTTSATSAASSSSSASSGGTASASAGGTTSYDPLDTNQDGYVSEEEKMAAYGGTAQQKSGVTSNRLSGDMLRTLMQGINEVAA, from the coding sequence ATGATTTCCTCCCTCGGCAGTTCCGGCAGCGCCGCGACGCTGCAGAAATTCTTCTCGAAGGCCGACGCCAACAGCGACTCGTCGCTGACGACGGACGAACTGCTGAGCACGCTCGGCGAGACCTCCGCCGCGTCCGACAGTTCCAAGCTGTCCTCGGCGGTCGACAGCCTGGTCAAGAGCCTGGACAGCGACAGCGACGGATCGCTCAGCGCGACGGAGTTCAGCTCCTTCTCCAGCCAGTTCGACTATGGCAGCGGCAGCGCCCTGCTGGCGGCACAGGAGCAGGCGGGCGCGATGCGGCAGCAGTTCGCGCAGAACCTCTATTCCAGCCTGGACAGCGACAGCAGCGGCGGTGTCAGCGCCGATGAGCTTTCCTCCGCCCTGACCTCCGCCGGCCAGACCGACACCGACGCGTCGCAGCTGTTCAGCAGCCTCGACAGCGACGAGGACGGCACGATCTCGGAAGACGAACTGACCAGCGCCCTGGACGAGGCGGAGGCCAACCGTCCGCCGCCACCGCCGCCGCCCGCGAACGACAGCAGCGCTGCCAGCGGCACCAGCACGACATCCGCCACATCCGCGGCCTCATCGTCGTCCTCGGCCTCGTCGGGCGGCACCGCCTCGGCGTCTGCGGGCGGCACGACCAGCTACGATCCGCTGGACACCAACCAGGACGGCTATGTCTCGGAAGAAGAGAAGATGGCCGCCTATGGCGGGACCGCGCAGCAAAAGAGCGGCGTGACCTCCAACCGCCTCAGCGGCGACATGCTGCGGACTTTGATGCAGGGCATCAACGAGGTTGCCGCGTAA
- a CDS encoding ImuA family protein: protein MSTLPSPSMPAESAPRDRAGVLAELRARIRRIEGAGGEGGRTLPFGVEAIDAHLPDGGLPLGCLHAVTAEDPGAGTGFAATLLGRLATPKAPALWILRGRDLYAPGLAAYGLTPDRLVAVRAVRAVDALWAMEEALRCSALSAVLGELEGLDLTASRRLQLAAESSGVTGFLLDLGAGMPGRRGGRPEGLSAAVTRWRLDAAPSRDEEEDAAPRPAGGLPGLGAPRWSVALERCRGGRPGRWTLIREEEGWRDAGEPRAGNRWQMSDTRQSSRESGLSDHRPAAAGR from the coding sequence ATGTCCACCCTGCCGTCCCCCTCCATGCCCGCGGAGTCTGCGCCGCGCGACCGTGCCGGCGTGCTGGCCGAGCTGCGCGCGCGCATCCGGCGGATCGAGGGGGCGGGCGGGGAGGGCGGGCGGACCCTGCCCTTCGGGGTGGAGGCCATCGACGCGCATCTGCCCGATGGCGGGCTGCCGCTGGGCTGCCTGCATGCGGTGACGGCGGAGGATCCGGGTGCGGGCACCGGCTTCGCCGCGACTCTGCTGGGCCGGCTGGCGACGCCGAAGGCTCCGGCATTGTGGATCCTGCGCGGGCGCGACCTTTATGCGCCGGGTCTGGCGGCCTATGGGCTGACGCCGGACCGGCTGGTGGCGGTGCGGGCGGTGCGGGCGGTCGATGCGCTGTGGGCGATGGAGGAGGCGCTGCGCTGCTCCGCCCTGTCGGCGGTGCTGGGCGAGTTGGAGGGGCTGGACCTCACCGCCAGCCGGCGGCTGCAGCTGGCCGCCGAGTCGTCGGGGGTGACCGGCTTCCTGCTGGATCTTGGCGCAGGCATGCCGGGCCGCAGGGGCGGAAGGCCGGAAGGGCTCAGCGCCGCGGTGACGCGCTGGCGGCTGGATGCGGCACCCAGCCGGGATGAGGAAGAGGATGCGGCTCCGCGCCCGGCCGGAGGCTTGCCGGGATTGGGAGCGCCGCGCTGGTCCGTCGCGCTGGAACGCTGCCGTGGCGGCCGTCCGGGCCGCTGGACCCTCATCCGCGAGGAGGAGGGCTGGCGCGATGCTGGAGAGCCCAGGGCCGGAAACCGGTGGCAGATGTCCGACACCCGACAGTCAAGCCGGGAAAGCGGCCTGTCGGATCACCGCCCGGCTGCCGCCGGCCGGTGA
- the hemN gene encoding oxygen-independent coproporphyrinogen III oxidase, with the protein MNAITALAVQPAPANPSHSHGVAHGVDAALLAKYDGLRVPRYTSYPTAPHFTPEVNGEVYGGWLEAIDPARSGSLYLHVPFCQKMCWYCGCHTKIVARYEPISEYLGHMRREIAMVADRIPGRLAVRHIHFGGGTPTMMAPDDFESMIALLRSRFDVAADAELAVEIDPRTLTAEMAAALGRAGVNRASLGVQDFDGTVQEAINRVQPRAVTEQALAWLKEAGIASVNLDLMYGLPHQSVESVTRSAEIALEMAPDRLSVFGYAHVPWMKTHQKKIDESVLAGSLGRWEQFAAIGDTLAAAGYSAIGLDHFARPGDELAVQQEEGRLGRNFQGYTTDDAEVLLGFGSSSIGALPQGYVQNAVPFDHYAAAVEEGRLPTGKGIALTHDDKVRRDLIMRLMCDLSVDTAAIARAHGLAESAFDAELEGMADLVADGVAVVEGRRIHVPESARPLMRIVAARFDTHLSKGAGRHSRAV; encoded by the coding sequence ATGAACGCCATCACCGCCCTGGCCGTACAGCCGGCCCCCGCCAATCCGTCCCATTCCCATGGTGTCGCCCACGGAGTGGATGCCGCGCTGCTCGCCAAGTATGACGGGCTGCGGGTGCCGCGCTACACCAGCTACCCGACCGCGCCGCACTTCACGCCCGAGGTGAACGGCGAGGTCTATGGCGGCTGGCTGGAAGCCATCGATCCCGCGCGCTCCGGATCGCTCTACCTGCATGTGCCCTTCTGCCAGAAGATGTGCTGGTATTGCGGCTGCCACACCAAGATCGTCGCGCGCTATGAGCCGATCTCCGAGTATCTCGGCCATATGCGGCGCGAGATCGCCATGGTGGCCGACCGCATTCCCGGCCGGCTGGCGGTGCGCCACATCCATTTCGGCGGCGGCACCCCGACCATGATGGCGCCCGACGATTTCGAATCGATGATCGCGCTGCTGCGCAGCCGCTTCGACGTCGCCGCCGATGCCGAGCTGGCGGTGGAGATCGACCCCCGCACCCTGACGGCGGAGATGGCGGCGGCGCTGGGCCGCGCCGGGGTCAACCGCGCCTCGCTGGGCGTGCAGGATTTCGACGGGACGGTGCAGGAGGCGATCAACCGCGTCCAGCCGCGCGCCGTGACCGAACAGGCGCTGGCCTGGCTGAAGGAGGCCGGCATTGCCAGCGTCAACCTCGACCTGATGTATGGTCTGCCGCACCAGTCGGTGGAAAGCGTCACCCGCTCCGCCGAGATCGCGCTGGAGATGGCGCCCGACCGTCTGTCGGTCTTCGGCTACGCCCATGTGCCGTGGATGAAGACCCACCAGAAGAAGATCGACGAATCCGTGCTGGCCGGCTCGCTCGGCCGGTGGGAGCAGTTCGCCGCCATCGGCGACACGCTGGCCGCCGCCGGCTACAGCGCCATCGGTCTCGACCATTTCGCCCGCCCCGGCGACGAGCTGGCGGTGCAGCAGGAGGAAGGGCGGCTGGGCCGCAACTTCCAGGGCTACACCACCGACGATGCCGAGGTTCTGCTGGGCTTCGGCTCCTCCTCCATCGGCGCGCTGCCGCAGGGCTATGTGCAGAACGCCGTGCCCTTCGACCACTATGCCGCCGCCGTCGAGGAGGGCCGCCTGCCCACAGGCAAGGGCATCGCGCTGACCCACGACGACAAGGTGCGGCGCGACCTGATCATGCGGCTGATGTGCGACCTGTCGGTCGACACCGCCGCCATCGCCCGTGCCCACGGGTTGGCCGAGTCCGCCTTCGACGCCGAGCTGGAGGGCATGGCCGATCTGGTCGCCGACGGCGTCGCGGTGGTGGAGGGGCGGCGTATCCATGTGCCGGAGAGCGCCCGCCCGCTGATGCGCATCGTCGCCGCCCGCTTCGACACCCACCTGTCCAAGGGCGCCGGCCGGCATAGTCGGGCGGTTTGA
- a CDS encoding tyrosine phosphatase family protein, giving the protein MMASDFVPFGLTVCGLSELCNFGGGKVSHVLSILDPEMTEPSDFGDYGEHERLELRFHDIIEPARGQIAPERADVERILAFGRDLLAEPVDCRHLLVHCHAGVSRSTAALTMILAQAQPDRPAADAVAAVVAIRAQTWPNLRMTEFADDILGRRGELVAAVRQRHVTLGKQRPELVQFMIDNGRIREVEDLID; this is encoded by the coding sequence ATGATGGCCAGCGATTTCGTTCCCTTCGGCCTGACCGTCTGCGGTCTCAGCGAGCTTTGCAATTTCGGCGGCGGCAAGGTCAGCCATGTGCTGTCCATCCTCGACCCCGAGATGACGGAGCCGAGCGACTTCGGCGATTACGGCGAGCATGAGCGGCTGGAACTGCGCTTCCACGACATCATCGAGCCGGCCCGCGGCCAGATCGCGCCGGAACGCGCGGACGTGGAGCGCATCCTGGCCTTCGGCCGCGACCTGCTGGCCGAGCCGGTGGACTGCCGCCATCTGCTGGTCCACTGCCATGCCGGCGTGTCGCGCTCCACCGCCGCCCTGACCATGATCCTGGCCCAGGCCCAGCCCGACCGCCCGGCCGCCGACGCCGTCGCCGCCGTGGTCGCCATCCGCGCCCAGACCTGGCCCAACCTGCGCATGACCGAATTCGCCGACGACATCCTCGGCCGCCGGGGCGAACTGGTCGCCGCCGTGCGCCAGCGCCATGTCACGCTGGGCAAGCAGCGCCCCGAACTGGTCCAGTTCATGATCGACAACGGCCGCATCCGCGAGGTCGAGGATTTGATCGACTGA
- a CDS encoding DTW domain-containing protein has product MQPIDNGVFLLILQHPQEKRENLGTAQIAHLQFANSMVKVGLSWPGLKRILGREVDPKRWGVLYLGPVQEGGAPRAEVAVVDKNGQPLRDSAEILEELEGVIVLDGTWSQAKTLWWRNAWLLKCRRIVLNPQFRSLYGQARKEPRRDSVSTLEAGAFLLSRLEGDQAILDTALKPFSLLLKKLRQPRPRPAAQPPRDDAGGAADGEDGGEGGGED; this is encoded by the coding sequence GTGCAGCCGATCGACAACGGCGTGTTCCTGCTGATCCTGCAGCACCCGCAGGAAAAGCGCGAGAATCTCGGCACCGCCCAGATCGCCCATCTGCAGTTCGCCAATTCGATGGTGAAGGTCGGGCTGAGCTGGCCGGGGCTGAAGCGCATCCTGGGGCGCGAGGTCGATCCCAAGCGCTGGGGCGTGCTGTATCTCGGCCCGGTGCAGGAGGGCGGCGCTCCGCGGGCCGAGGTGGCGGTGGTCGACAAGAACGGCCAGCCGCTGCGCGACAGCGCCGAGATCCTGGAGGAGCTGGAGGGCGTCATCGTCCTGGACGGCACCTGGAGCCAGGCCAAGACCCTGTGGTGGCGCAATGCCTGGCTGCTGAAGTGCCGCCGCATCGTGCTGAACCCGCAGTTCCGCTCGCTCTACGGGCAGGCGCGCAAGGAGCCGCGGCGCGACAGCGTCTCCACCCTGGAGGCCGGCGCCTTCCTGCTGTCGCGGCTGGAGGGCGATCAGGCGATCCTCGACACCGCGCTGAAGCCCTTCTCCCTGCTGCTGAAGAAGCTGCGCCAGCCCCGCCCGCGCCCTGCCGCGCAGCCCCCGCGCGACGATGCCGGCGGAGCTGCGGATGGCGAGGACGGAGGGGAGGGCGGCGGGGAGGACTGA